Within the Anguilla anguilla isolate fAngAng1 chromosome 19, fAngAng1.pri, whole genome shotgun sequence genome, the region TGAGGCCCAGCCACACGGGCCCCGATAGGTTGCTTTTGtgaagctcctcctccagccggcGCTGGTCCTGCGGGGACTCGATGCGCAGGAATCCCTCGTAGTTCTGATTGCAGTAGTCCAGAGCGCTCTCCCAGGTCTTAGTGCTCTTAATCACGTGGATCTCGTCTGCAGAGGAGACACACTCACTTTGCTGCTCCACTTTTTTATgtcttgtgtattttatttttgttttgaataccAAATGCTCATGttttgtgtgtcagtctgcTGTGCCAAAGATGAGAATGGgtaccacacacgcacacacaccagctgtagGCGTTGtagcgcacaaacacacacacacgcacacacacacacaccagctgcagTCGtagtgcacacgcacaaacacacacacaccaactgtAGTCGTTGTAGtgcacgcgcacaaacacacacacacacaacagctgtAGTCGTtgtagtgcacacacacacacaccagctgtagTCGCAGAACTGGATGCCTCCTTACCTTTATAACAGATGCCTACTGCATCATTAGAACATGCTTGAGCgcccattttcttttcttctttaagCAAGTACCCACAGTCCTTTCCTTTCTCAGGtttgcccccacccccgtttCTGAAGGTGGAGCACGCTCCGTCAGACCAATCCCAGTCCGTGTATATCAGGCCGATCCAGAAGGGGGCCTCTCCGTCCCCTTTATTCTTCACCTCTTCATTTTgggtgctgctgctgatgctgacCAGGTCAGTGTGGTGCAGTCTGCAGAACCTCTGAGCTTCACACCAGGAGCGTCGCTCCTTTTTTAGGGTGTAACTCAGGGGGTGATCACCATCTcctataaacacacaaacacacaatcacacccACGTCCATAACCTGCCtgtatcaataaaaaaagagaagtatttttaaaacacaagacAGACAGTAGAAAGTATAGAAAGTGTTCATACGGGGTTTCAGTAGAAAGTATAGAAAGTGATCATACAGGGTTTTTGGGGTGATGTTATTGGTGGACTGTAATGCAACATTACTGCACAAACCTTCCTATACAGTAAATAGccaagtatgtggacacctgacatctaacatctcatccaaaaccatgggcattaacaTGGAGTTGGACCACCTTTTGCTTCtctaacaacctccactcttctgggaaggctttatactggacgttggagcattgctgcagggatttgcttccatttagtcggaagagcattagtgaggttgggcatgattgggcgattaggcctggctcacagttggctttccagttgatcccaaagctgttggatggggttgaggtcagggctctgtgcaggcctgtcaagttcttccacaccaatctcaacaaaaccatttcataacataacatgagaacaggccattcagtccaagaatgctcgccattttcctgactaaattagtccTTTTACTACTTtctaaattttatatttttatattctatATACTTTCTACTCTCTATTTCTATATGGAACtggctgtgtgcctgggggcattgtcatgctgaaacaggaaagggccttccccaaaccgtttgggaagcacagaatcgtcttgaatgtgattgtatgctgtaggattaagatttgccttcactggaactaaggggccaagtccaaaccatgaaacgcagccccagaccaaggggtgtccagatacttttggtggTACAGTGTAGATTGAGCCGTTGATTGATTACAGCCAACCAACTAATTTCCAGAGTCTGTGACCATTATGACCATTGCAGACCCTGCAGGAGTGAAGCCCTCCTTACCTTTGTTGTAGCACATGAAAGCTCTCTCCTCGGTGCAGGTCACATTCTCCCAATCTCCATCTGCCTTCATGGAGGTGCAGAACGGTTCCTTCCGTCCATCATCAGCTTTATTTTTAGTGTAATTAACACGGACTCCATTAGACCATTTCACACTGCTGTTACTGCGCCTCAGACCAATCCACACAAAGCCATCGAATGTTGTAATGTTTAAAATCCTTTCTGCTTCCTCCTGGCTGTACACAGTAGCCAGGTCAGTGTGATTCTCCCGGCAGTAGGCCTGAGCCGCAGTCcaggttattttatttgttgtggaGAACGTGCGTCTGTAGTGACTGGGGAAGGCCGATGTGCAGAGAGCtgaggacagagagcacagtctcAGTGCATCGCTCATGTGACtaggacagagagcacagtctcAGTGCATCGCTCACGTAACTCtaggacagagagcacagtctcAGTGCATCGCTCATGTGACtagcacagagagcacagtctcAGTGCATCGCTCATGTAACTCtaggacagagagcacagtctcAGTGCATCGCTCATGTGACtaggacagagagcacagtctcAGTGCATTGCTCATGTGACtaggacagagagcacagtctcAGTGCATCGCTCATGTGACtaggacagagagcacagtctcAGTGCATCGCTCATGTGACtaggacagagagcacagtctcAGTGCATCGCTCATGTGACtaggacagagagcacagtctcAGTGCATCGCTCATGTGACtaggacagagagcacagtctcAGTGCATCGCTCACATGACTAGGATAGAGAGCACAGTCTCAGTGCATCGCTCATGTGACtaggacagagagcacagtctcagtgcataaaaataagaattatttattgttagtattaaaattattgttatacatttttgcatctttcatgtagcctacttcatgtaaagcacagtaaaaaagtgggacaaaaatgaaccacagagtgtgtgtgtgtgtgcatgtgcgtgcagatgtacagtatgtttttgaTAATACacgctgttgtgtgtgtgaatctgtgtaaatgtgtgcacgactgtgcctgtgtgcacacatttgtgtgtttgttttgcatctgaacgtgcttcCGCGTCACACAATCGCCACAGTACCTGCAGTCAGCACAATGAGTAGGGggctggtttccatggtgacgcGAGTCAGGAGTCAGGCGGTTGAAAGGCTGTGGGACACCAATCCTTAAAGCCTTGGAGGACTAAAGATAAATAAGACAACAAAACTCATTTTAACACCGAACGCTTGGAGGCCACATCCacctgtaaaatgtgtgtgtttgcatttggcCTCCATGCTAGAGAAGCAGCCAGAAACATGCGGGCGCCATCACTGCTGACCCAACCCTGCGGTGAACCTCCAAAAGGACATCATCACAGGAAACTTCCAGAGCAAGTTGCACAGGGTACCCAGCGTGGAGTTTGGTGCAggcatgtttgtttatgtgaTCGCGGAAAGAAAGTTATGTGCCTTTCCAAAGTCCATCGGGCAAACTGAAGTTCAAGCAGCAGTTCAGCCGGGAAGCCCGAGTGGTCTTACACAACTTCTTTGGAATGAAGTTTTTGACAGGCAAACGATGAGGAGAAGGGTATGGAAGCACTTCGTAGCCAGCGAACGTGCCGTTGAGCACAGTCAAGCTGACCGTTAGGAAGTGGGTCGTATGTCTCCAGGCTGTCGCTGATAATGAAGCAGCCCTGGACCAGTGGTAAAGCCTGCAGTGACCCCTctcactgcacaaacacaccgtAGCCTGCGTTTCAGCCAGGGAGAGGGTTAGCGTCCTGCCCAAGCTCCGTTTTCTCATTCTAGAATAACTGCGTCCATGAAGgatctttttatttgttgtcgAGGCCGCATGGATTCAGCATCCTTTGGCTGCACTGTGGTTTAAGGGGACAGAAGTGGTGCACTCACCTCTTGCCCCATCACGCGGCTGTGCGGGAAAGCAACGGCGTAAGTGTAGCCTGTGGTCTGAGGGATGGCAGGAGAGTCCCTTACCTGGTCCAGGGGCGAGTCTGCGTGCCGTACCTCAGGGAATGGGGAGGCTAGGCAGCTGCACTGGTACTTATAGCTTGTCTGGGGCATAGCCTGagttttattcattgtttacAGCACACATACCCAAATCAGCAGGAGCTATCAGTGATTAAACAttaacacacctgtacctgtgtaCAGTACCTGCACGCGTTCGCCCGTGTGAGAgagccaaaaataaattaatttagctcTGCTTCTGTCAGTGCCTTTGCATAATTTACAGCCTTACTGTGGGCTCTTCTGAAAGGGTATGTGCGCTCAGTCCAGTCTCCTGGATGATGAGAGTGGGTGCTTTTTTACGGAAACTCTTTGATGCCTTGGTCCAGTTTGCGCTGTACCTCGGCATGCCCCCAAACTCAGCCTGAGAGGAACTCAGCAAGGCCTGTTCAGAGGCAAGAGGCCCTGCAGgccatgtgctgtgtgtaactaggaggctgcaggtttgaatctccGATGGGACAGCATTGCACTTCTGCTCTGTAGGGTTCTGCTCATAGATGTAAAAATGCACTGCAGACAAATGTGCAGTGAGCGTGTGtcatgcatgctgtgtgtgtgtgtgtgtgtgtgtgtgtgtgtatgtgtgtcatgcatgctgtgtgtgtgtgtgtgtgtgtcatgcttGCTGTACTGTGTGAAACTCCTTGTGCATACTCAACTTCTTTGTACACAAGGCTCTGGTTGGGATGAgaggttaataataataataataatcattttaatttatttgaggcATCTTTGATTATAGTGGCTTTTCAGCAGAACACACCCTACAAAAAGTGAAACTGACCTTATTGGCTGATCAGCTGAATGTACTGTCAGTGGTGCAGTGTTTATGAGCGTGAGGTCCGGTGTGGAGCTTTGGCGGTGGAGTGCTTTCTGACGGATAGATGCGGTTTGTGTGCTGGCGTGCGCTGCAGCTGCCCTCTCCGTAAACAGTGTTTGGCGCTTTGTGCTGAAACCACAGTGCCGTTTCCTGCTGTGTATTCTGAATGTGCGTCATTTGCAAATAAGTTTTCAGGTGCGGGACTGTGGCTGTTTTGTGAGAGAACACTCCTGGTGTTTGTGTTCTCCATCGTAAAGATAAAAATGTCCCGTTGTCCTTTTGCATATGTTCCAGTGGTCAGAAAGCGTGCGGGCATGTGTTTGTACCGGAGAGCAGACCGTTAGAATGAGGTTTGGACGTAAAGCGTTTGCACGAGTGAACTTTCTCAATGAAATAATTGCCTTCTCGTGTATGCTGATTCCTTTATCGCCTTGCTGTTAGTTTGGAAAGTGATGTTCTGGGCCATTGTGTGAAGCTTAACTCTGCACAATAATCATAATTTGTCCTATTCTGTCTTATTCTCATAACAATTGCTGTGACCTGCACCTGTAGTTCATGTGTCAAAACCCAAACCAGATTATAAATGATGATAATTATAAATTCTTCAGTTGAGGACCCGCGCTTTaaatgatgatttttttaaagagcaaaaCTCCACTTTGCACAAAGACTCTGGAGAAGGCTTACGTCTGGCACACATTTAATGAGACAGTGAAGCGGTGGTcgtacataaaatatttctacatccagtttcacattttatatGCATTGTTATTTATAGTATATTAatgcatgatttaaaaaagaaaaaaaaaacctgtaatgACAAAACTACAATTGCtaaagtgaaaaatgtaatttctaagGAAATGCTCTTGTGAGTTGAggtaaagagaaagagatatagagagagagagagagtgagtggaaTCACAGACTCCGTTTCTTTCCCTCGCATAGGAAGTAACTTTTAGAGAGGCATTTCTGGCTGCTCCACTTGAACTTCCCGGGTCCGCTTGTTGCTATGGCGCCACAGATGTTGGACAGCGGCCGCTCTGGTtggctgcccccctcccagttGCTCCACCCCACATTCATCCCATTGGCCCAGATCCAGAAGTCAAAGAGACAGCTCTGCCTGAGGCCCAGCCACACGGGCCCCGATAGGTTGTTTTTGtgaagctcctcctccagccggcGCTGGTCCTGCGGGGACTCGATGCGCAGGAATCCCTCGTAGTTCTGATTGCAGTAGTCCAGAGCGCTCTCCCAGGTCTTAGTGCTCTTAATCACGTGGATCTCGTCTGCAGAGGAGACACACTCACTTTGCTGCTCCACTTTTTTATgtcttgtgtattttatttttgttttgaataccAAATGCTCATGttttgtgtgtcagtctgcTGTGCCAAAGATGAGAAtggtaccacacacacacacacacaccagctgtagGCGTTGtagcgcacaaacacacacacacgcacacacacacacaccagctgtagTCGTAGTGCACaccacgcacaaacacacacgcatcagCTGTAGTCGTTGTAGtgcacgcgcacaaacacacacacaccagctgtagTCATtgtagtgcacacacacacacaccagctgtagTCATTGtagcgcacgcgcacacacacaccagctgtagTCGCAGAACTGGATGCCTCCTTACCTTTATAACAGATGCCTACTGCGTTTTCAGGACATGCTTGAGCgcccattttcttttcttctttaaacatgtacacacagtccCTTCCTTCCCCAGGATTGCCCGTCTCCCAGTTTCTGAAGGTGGAGCACGCTCCGTCAGACCACTCCCAGTCCGTGTGTATCAGGCCGATCCAGAAGAGGGCCTGTCCGTCCCCTTTATTCTTCACCTCTTCATTTTgggtgctgctgctgatgctgacCAGGTCAGTGTGGTGCAGTCTGCAGAACCTCTGAGCTTCACACCAGGAGCGTCGCTCCTTTTTTAGGGTGTAACTGAGAGAGTGATCACCGTCtcctataaacacacacacacacaatcacacccaCGTCCATAACCTGCCTGTATCAATAAAAAAACGagaagtgtttttaaaacacaagaCAGACACAGTAGAAAGTATAGAAAGTGTTCATACAGAGTTTCAGTAGAAAGTATAGAAAGTGATCATACAGGGTTTTTGGGGTGATGTTATTGGTGGACTGTAATGCAACATTACTGCACAAACCTTGCTAGCCAactatgtggacacctgacatccaacatctcatccaaaagcatgggcattaacatggagttggtccccctTTTGCTTCtctaacaacctccactcttctgggaaggctttatactggacgttggagcattgctgcagggatttgctcccattcagccagaagagcattaatgaggtcgggcactgattgggtgattaggcctggctcacagttggctttccagttgatcccaaagctgttggatggggttgaggtcagggctctgtgcaggccagtcaagttcttccacaccgttctcaacaaaaccatttcataacataacatgagaacaggccattcagcccaagaatgctcgccattttcctgactaaattagtgctctgattaccgacagagtttctgcctctactccattacctggcaggctattccacacattgactactctgtgcatgaaaaaattcttccaaaTGTCCGTACCTTTTGCCAATTTTCATTTATGTCCCCGCGTTccactaacagaactcaacttGACCAAtttcttgtagttcactttgttcatcccctttgtgaatttaaaagcctcaatcaaatcacccctgagtctccttttactactttctaaattttatatttttatattctatATACTTTCTACTCTctatttctttatggacctggctgtgtgcctgggggcattgtcatgctgaaacaggaaagggccttccccaaaccgtttgggaagcacagaatcgtcttgaatgtgattgtatgctgtaggattaagatttgccttcactggaactaaggggccaagtccaaaccatgaaaagcagccccagaccaaggggtgtccagatacttttggtggTACAGTGTAGATTGAGCCGTTGATTGATTACAGCCAACCAACTCATTTCCAGAGTCTGTGAACATTATGACCATTATGACCATTGCAGACCCTGCAGGAGTGAAGCCCTCCTTACCTTTGTTGTAGCACATGAAAGCTCTCTCCTCGGTGCAGGTCACATTCTCCCAATCTCCATCTGCCTTCATGGAGGTGCAGAACGGTTCCATCCGTCCATAATTAGCAGTATTTTTAGTGTAATTAACACGGACTCCATTAGACCATTTCACACTGCTGCTACTGCGCCTCAGACCAATCCACACAAAGTCACCGCCTGTTGTAGTGTTTGAAATCCATTCTGCTTCCTCCTGGCTGTACACAGTAGCCAGGTCAGTGTGTTTCTCCCGGCAGTAGGCCTGAGCCGCAGTCCAGGTCATACGTTCATTTGTTGCGGAGAACGTGCGTCTGTAGTGACTGGGGAAGGCCGATGTGCAGAGAGCtgaggacagagagcacagtctcAGTGCATCGCTCATGTGACtaggacagagagcacagtctcAGTGCATCGCTCATGTGACtaggacagagagcacagtctcAGTGCATCGCTCATGTGACtaggacagagagcacagtctcAGTGCATCGCTCATGTGACtaggacagagagcacagtctcAGTGCATCGCTCATGTGACtaggacagagagcacagtctcAGTGCATCGCTCATGTGACtaggacagagagcacagtctcAGTGCATCGCTCATGTGACtaggacagagagcacagtctcagtgcataaaaataagaattatttattgttagtattaaaattattgttatacatttttgCATCTTTCATGTACTTCATGTAAAGCACAGTAAAAAAGTGGGACAAAAATGAaccacagagtgtgtgtgtgtgtgcatgtgcgtgcagatgtacagtatgtttttgaTAATACacgctgttgtgtgtgtgaatctgtgtaaatatgtgcacgactgtgcctgtgtgcacacatttgtgtttgttttgcatctGAACGCGTTTCCGCGTCACACAATCGCCACAGTACCTGCAGTCAGCACAATGAGTAGGGggctggtttccatggtgacgcGAGTCAGGAGTCAGGCGGTTGAAAGACCGTGGGACACCAATCCTTAAAGCACTTGGAGGACTAAAGATAAATAAGACAACAAAACTCATTTTAACACTGAACGCTTGGAGGCCACATCCacctgtaaaatgtgtgtgtttgcatttggcCTCCATGCTAGAGAAGCAGCCAGAAACATGCGGGAGCTGAGTCAACCCTGCGGTGGACCTCCAAAAGGACATTATCACAGGAAACTTCCAGAGCAAGCTGCACAGGGTACCCAGTGTGGAGTTGGGTGCAggcatgtttgtttatgtgaTCGCGGAAAGAAAGTTATGTGCCTTTCCAAAGTCCATCGGGCAAACTGAAGTTCAAGCAGCAGTTCAGCCGGGAAGCCCGAGTGGTCTTACACAACTTCTTGGGAATTAAGTTTTTGACAGGCAAACGATGAGGAGAAGGGTATGGAAGCGCTTCGTAGCCAGCGAACGTGCCGTTGAGCACAGTCAAGCTGACCGTTAGGAAGTGGGTCGTATGTCTCCAGGCTGTCGCTGATAATGAAGCAGCCCTGGACCAGTGGTAGAGCCTGCAGTGACCCCTctcactgcacaaacacaccgtAGCCTGCGTTTCAGCCAGAGAGAGGGTTAGCATCCTGCCAAAGCTCCGTTTTCTCATTCTAGAATAACTGCGTCCATGAAGgatctttttatttgttgtcgAGGCCGCATGGATTAAGCATCCTTTGGCTGCACTGTGGTTTAAGGGGACAGAAGTGGTGCACTCACCTCTTGCCCCATCACGCGGCTGTGCGGGAAAGCAACGGCGTAAGTGTAGCCTGTGGTCTGAGGGATGGCAGGAGAGTCCCTTACCTGGTCCAGGGGCGAGTCTGCGTGCCGTACCTCAGGGGATGGGGAGGCTAGGCAGCTGCACTGGTACATATAGCTTGCCAGGGGCATAGCCTGagttttattcattgtttacAGCACACATACCCAAATCAGCAGGAGCTATCAGTGATTAAACAttaacacacctgtacctgtgtaCAGTACCTGCACGCGTTCGCCCGTGTGAGAgagccaaaaataaattaatttagctcTGCTTCTGTCAGTGCCTTTGCATAATTTACGGCCTTACTGTGGGCTCTTCTGAAAGGGTATGTGCGCTCAGTCCAGTCTCCTGGATGATGAGAGTGGGTGCTTTTTTACGGAAACTCTTTGATGCCTTGGTCCAGTTTGCGCTGTACCTCGGCATGCCCCCAAACTCAGCCTGAGAGGAACTCAGCAAGGCCTGTTCAGAGGCAAGAGGCCCTGCAGgtcatgtgctgtgtgtaactaggaggctgcaggtttgaatctccGATGGGACAGCATTGCACTTCTGCTCTGTAGGGTTCTGCTCATAGATGTAAAAATGCACTGCAGACAAATGTGCAGTGAGCGTGTGTCATgcatgctgttgtgtgtgtatgtcatgcttgctgcagtgtgtgtgtgtgt harbors:
- the LOC118219236 gene encoding putative C-type lectin domain family 20 member A codes for the protein MKADGDWENVTCTEERAFMCYNKGDGDHPLSYTLKKERRSWCEAQRFCRLHHTDLVSISSSTQNEEVKNKGDGEAPFWIGLIYTDWDWSDGACSTFRNGGGGKPEKGKDCGYLLKEEKKMGAQACSNDAVGICYKDEIHVIKSTKTWESALDYCNQNYEGFLRIESPQDQRRLEEELHKSNLSGPVWLGLRQSRLFGFWIWANGMNVGWSNWEGGSQPEQPLSHICGAIATSGPGKFKWSDQNCLSKSYFLCEGKKRGL